A single region of the Mycobacterium lentiflavum genome encodes:
- the ndk gene encoding nucleoside-diphosphate kinase, with the protein MTERTLVLIKPDGVERRLIGEIISRIERKGLAIVALELRSVTKELATQHYAEHDGKPFFESLLDFITSGPVVAAIVEGPRAIAAFRQLAGGTDPVEKATTGSIRGDFGLETQLNLVHGSDSIDSAKREIALWFPGA; encoded by the coding sequence GTGACGGAACGGACCCTGGTTCTGATCAAGCCCGACGGCGTCGAACGGCGGCTAATCGGTGAGATCATCAGCCGCATCGAGCGCAAGGGCCTCGCGATTGTGGCGCTCGAGTTGCGCAGCGTAACCAAAGAGTTGGCTACGCAGCACTACGCCGAGCACGACGGTAAGCCGTTCTTCGAGTCGCTACTCGACTTCATCACGTCGGGACCGGTCGTAGCGGCGATCGTCGAGGGGCCGCGCGCCATTGCGGCGTTTCGGCAGCTCGCGGGCGGTACCGACCCGGTGGAGAAGGCTACAACGGGCAGTATTCGTGGCGATTTCGGGCTGGAAACGCAGCTGAATCTGGTGCACGGATCCGATTCAATCGATTCAGCCAAGCGCGAAATCGCGCTATGGTTTCCCGGCGCTTAG
- a CDS encoding DUF4233 domain-containing protein produces MTDSEQNSPPADPWKSFGAVMAATLLLEAIVVLLAIPVVGAVGGGLTSVSLGYLVSVAGLLIVLCGVQRKPWAIWVNLAAQLLLLVGFAVYPGVGFIGVLFTGLWLLIAYFRAEVRRRQRQPPPG; encoded by the coding sequence ATGACCGATAGCGAGCAGAACTCGCCGCCGGCTGACCCCTGGAAGAGCTTCGGCGCCGTGATGGCCGCCACGCTGCTCTTGGAAGCCATCGTCGTATTGCTGGCGATCCCCGTGGTCGGCGCGGTCGGCGGCGGACTGACCTCGGTGTCCCTGGGCTACCTGGTCAGCGTGGCCGGGCTGCTCATCGTGCTGTGCGGGGTGCAGCGCAAACCCTGGGCGATCTGGGTGAACCTGGCCGCTCAGCTGCTCCTACTCGTCGGCTTCGCGGTGTACCCGGGCGTCGGATTCATCGGGGTGCTGTTCACCGGCTTGTGGCTGCTGATCGCGTACTTCCGCGCCGAGGTCCGACGGCGTCAGAGGCAACCACCGCCGGGCTGA